A stretch of Microcoleus sp. bin38.metabat.b11b12b14.051 DNA encodes these proteins:
- a CDS encoding S-layer family protein has product MTNYKLPISHQAYFFLINFYLLLLAFPARAQIVPDSSLGGESSRIVPDTINNLPSDRITGGATRGSNLFHSFREFNIKSGEGAYFENPRGVSNIFTRVTGGNSSNILGTLGVQGNANLFLINPKGIVFGPNARLDLRGSFIGTTAEGVVFNNGFEFSSTNLQTSPLLTVNIPVGLRFRDNPGTIVNQSTASGKTNLPASPVPIPITERVGLAVDPGQTLALIGGNVQIAGGNLTASGGQIALGSVASPGVVNVALTAPELGNLSLNYGNIRNFGNIQISNGTLINTSGIGGGRVEIKGGNVTINAARIYALTLGNIDGRGIEIGAQQLRVQNGAQFSTFTLGDGAGGNINLRAADSVEMSGVGVDGYQQVVIKYLVSGTTDPFDPLFMLFNGSAGAGAGGNIAIDTGRLLFNNGVVGSGITFGSGRGGNLIIRANTFEMVSSGVNNGTAKDSSGAGGSITIDVSKLIMRDGSLLGTTSYSSGPSGNINVKAVESVELSNNGPRTVVSTGISTLSIGSTGRAGNINIDTKRLSLSQGSAFTLGTGVLIGRLLFSQDGGPAGNLTVRASESVEVSGISPLLTSGIQNASALTSGTLSSSRGGDIRIDTPSLTVRDGGIVSTSSLGKGDVGNITVNADRILVSGSGNNGLFVSTIDASVGKTFGTNPNATANAGSLNLTARDRLTVTNGATVTVQATGTGRAGNINVVANSIGLDNKARIDGTTVSGTGANINLQAQDIQLRRGSRITTDAGNSDGGNININSGILLALPQENSDITANARTAAGGRVNVNVPNVFGFRAVGREQVRSNLNLTDAQFAALQVSPTSLLPTSDIAAISQNAGPALQGAVTFSSSGVNPAQGLVELPQNVVNPAALIAANPCIEGAANEFTVTGRGGVPPSPNDSLGTAETPFPWVEAAGNSAANTVPDVKEKVIQTEAEKKAREVVPARGWVVNEKGEVTLVASEVAGQFPQRTRPPVSACQPR; this is encoded by the coding sequence ATGACTAATTACAAATTGCCAATTAGCCATCAAGCTTACTTTTTCCTAATTAATTTTTACTTGTTACTTCTGGCTTTCCCAGCCCGCGCCCAAATCGTCCCCGACAGCAGCTTGGGTGGCGAAAGTTCGCGAATTGTTCCCGATACAATCAACAACTTACCCTCAGATAGAATCACCGGCGGCGCCACTCGCGGCTCCAATCTTTTTCACAGTTTCCGAGAATTCAACATCAAAAGCGGAGAGGGAGCTTATTTTGAAAATCCCCGCGGCGTGTCTAATATTTTCACTCGCGTTACTGGCGGCAACTCTTCTAATATTTTAGGAACCTTGGGAGTCCAGGGAAACGCCAATTTATTTTTAATCAATCCCAAAGGAATTGTGTTCGGCCCCAACGCTCGGTTAGATTTGCGCGGTTCATTTATCGGTACAACGGCTGAGGGCGTAGTGTTTAATAACGGGTTTGAATTCAGCAGCACCAACCTGCAAACATCACCGCTGCTGACAGTTAATATTCCCGTAGGTTTAAGATTTAGAGACAATCCCGGTACAATTGTCAATCAATCCACGGCTTCAGGAAAAACAAATCTGCCAGCATCTCCCGTACCAATTCCGATTACAGAGCGAGTAGGTTTAGCAGTAGACCCCGGTCAAACTTTAGCGCTAATTGGCGGGAATGTCCAAATTGCCGGGGGCAATTTAACGGCTAGCGGCGGACAAATTGCACTCGGTAGCGTTGCCAGTCCGGGTGTAGTTAATGTGGCACTTACAGCGCCGGAACTAGGAAATTTAAGTTTAAATTATGGCAATATTCGGAATTTTGGCAATATTCAAATATCCAATGGAACACTTATCAATACCAGCGGCATCGGTGGCGGCAGAGTAGAGATTAAAGGTGGAAATGTCACCATTAATGCAGCGCGAATTTATGCGCTGACATTGGGAAATATTGATGGTAGAGGTATCGAAATCGGCGCCCAACAGTTGCGAGTGCAAAACGGCGCACAATTTTCTACTTTTACTTTAGGAGATGGTGCTGGAGGCAATATCAACTTGCGGGCTGCTGATTCGGTAGAAATGAGCGGGGTGGGAGTTGATGGCTATCAACAGGTTGTAATTAAATATCTCGTATCGGGAACGACAGACCCATTTGACCCGCTATTTATGCTGTTTAATGGTAGTGCTGGTGCTGGTGCGGGGGGGAATATTGCGATCGACACCGGACGCCTGCTCTTCAATAATGGGGTAGTTGGTAGCGGGATTACTTTTGGCAGCGGTAGGGGCGGCAATTTAATCATTCGCGCCAATACTTTTGAGATGGTAAGTTCTGGAGTCAACAACGGCACGGCAAAAGACAGTAGCGGTGCAGGGGGAAGCATTACTATTGACGTGTCCAAATTAATTATGCGCGACGGTTCTCTTCTGGGTACTACCAGCTACAGCAGCGGCCCGTCGGGGAATATTAACGTGAAAGCTGTTGAATCAGTCGAGTTGTCTAACAACGGCCCGAGAACAGTTGTATCAACTGGAATTAGCACGCTGAGTATCGGCTCTACGGGCCGCGCGGGAAATATTAACATTGATACGAAGCGGTTGAGTCTTTCTCAGGGTTCTGCGTTTACCTTAGGAACGGGTGTATTGATTGGCAGGCTCTTGTTTTCTCAGGATGGCGGGCCAGCGGGAAACTTAACAGTTAGGGCGAGCGAATCAGTAGAAGTTTCCGGGATTTCTCCACTTTTAACCAGCGGAATTCAAAATGCTAGCGCGCTGACTTCTGGAACTTTAAGCTCTAGTCGTGGCGGGGATATTCGGATTGATACGCCCAGCCTGACTGTGCGGGATGGGGGGATAGTTTCTACAAGTTCTTTGGGTAAGGGAGATGTGGGGAATATTACTGTGAATGCCGATCGCATTTTGGTCAGCGGTAGCGGTAATAACGGTTTGTTTGTCAGTACAATTGATGCTTCCGTTGGCAAGACTTTCGGTACTAATCCTAATGCTACAGCAAATGCCGGTTCCTTGAATTTGACTGCGCGCGATCGACTAACTGTCACCAACGGAGCTACAGTCACAGTACAGGCTACAGGAACCGGGCGCGCTGGTAATATTAATGTGGTCGCAAATTCGATCGGCCTCGACAACAAAGCCAGGATTGACGGTACAACTGTATCCGGTACCGGAGCAAATATTAACCTGCAAGCACAAGACATCCAACTGCGTCGCGGGAGTCGAATTACCACCGATGCGGGCAATTCTGACGGCGGCAATATCAACATCAACAGCGGGATTCTGCTAGCCCTCCCCCAAGAAAACAGCGACATCACCGCCAACGCCCGCACAGCAGCCGGCGGCCGCGTCAATGTCAATGTCCCCAATGTCTTCGGCTTTAGGGCGGTGGGCCGCGAACAAGTCAGAAGCAACTTGAATCTCACCGACGCGCAATTTGCAGCTTTGCAAGTCAGCCCAACTTCCCTGCTTCCTACCAGCGACATCGCCGCGATTTCCCAAAACGCCGGCCCGGCTTTGCAAGGCGCGGTAACATTTAGTTCTTCTGGCGTGAATCCCGCTCAAGGTTTAGTAGAATTGCCCCAAAATGTGGTGAATCCGGCAGCATTAATTGCAGCAAATCCCTGCATTGAAGGAGCCGCCAACGAGTTTACTGTTACTGGTCGGGGGGGAGTGCCGCCCAGCCCAAATGACTCTCTGGGCACCGCAGAAACGCCGTTTCCGTGGGTAGAAGCCGCAGGCAATTCGGCAGCGAACACTGTACCGGATGTAAAGGAGAAAGTGATTCAGACAGAAGCGGAAAAAAAAGCTCGCGAAGTGGTTCCGGCGCGCGGTTGGGTAGTGAATGAGAAAGGAGAAGTTACCCTTGTAGCTTCGGAAGTTGCGGGTCAATTTCCACAGCGCACGCGGCCTCCTGTGTCTGCTTGTCAACCGCGATGA